AAATGTCACATAGTTCGGCTCTACTCCAGCCCCTCCCATCATCCCAAAAACACGAAGAGCTTCCTCAGCATGACCGTGCTGCGCATATGTAGAAATCATCGAGTTCCAACAGATGACGTCCTTTCCCAGTGTTGACTCAAACAACAGCCGTCCTTCTTCGATGAAGCCACACTTTGCATACATGTCTATGAGAGCATTTGAAACATGGGGGTCACTGTCCGCACCTGCTTTGATGATCTGAGCATGGAACTGCTGACCGTGAAAAATGCTTGCCAGAGCACTTGCCACAGTCACTAGTGCAACAAACGTGAACTCATTAGGTGTTAGCCCAGAGAGACGAAGCTGGTTAAAGAGCTTCACAGCCTCTTCCCCTCGCTCATTCTGTGCAAGGCCAAAAATCATAGCATTCCAAATTACCATGTCCCTGTTGTGCATCAGGCTGAATACAACTTTCGCATCGTCCACAAGGGAAAACTTTGAATAGACATCGATCAGAGAACTCCCTGCATATAGGTCCAATGAAGTTCCTGATTTGACGATGAGACCATGAATCTGCTTGCTCAGTTCAAGGTCTGACCGAGATGAGGACACCCCAAGCAGCGAAACAAATGTCAGTAGGCTTGGCTTTAGTGAGGAATATCTCATCTTACTGAATATTTCAACTGCTCCTGTAAGGTCCCCCAGCCTTGCATATCCTTCGATCATTGCATTGTAAGAAATCGTATCATCTTCTGCCAAGGCTTCAAATACAGCTCTTGCTTCTGTTAGATGCTCGCACTTAGCATACATGTCAATCAGAGCATTCTTGACATACTCATCAGACTCTAGATCAGCCTTTATGGCGTGAGCATGTACCTGCCTTCCTTGCGATATCGCTGCCAAAGAGCCACACGAGTTCAAGATGCTTGTGCAGGCAAAAACATCAGGCTGCCACCCAGCCCGGCTCAGCTGCCAGAACATGGACATGGCTTCAGCATCGAGCGAATTCTGCATGTAACCAGCTATCATCGTCGTCCAAGACACAAGATTGCAGTTCTCCATGGAATCAAACAGCCTGCGAGCCAACAAGAGCCTGGAGCACTTACAGTACAGATCGATGAGCGCATTGACCACCGACGCATCTGACTCCGCCGCGGTTCGGTACGCATAGCCATGTATCTGCCTGCCGCCCTCTACAAACCCAAGCACAGAGCAAGCACTGGCAGCGCTCGCCAGCACAAACCTGTCGGGCCGGACGCCGTCCAGCCCCATCTTCCCAAAGAGCTCCAAGGCAACCCCAGCCTGCCCAGCCTTAGAGTACCCAGTAATCACCGCGGTCCAGGTGACCGGGTTCCTCGCCGGCAGCGCGTCGAAGACAAGCATCGCCGCGTCGATGCGGCCAGCCTTGGCGTACAGGTTGACCAGCGCGGTCCCGGCAAAGACGTTGGCGTCCAGGCCGAGCTTGGCGGCGACGCCGTGCACCTGCTCGCCGAAGCGGGCCGCCCTCGACTGCGCGCAGGCCCTGAGGGCGCTGGCGAGCAGGAACTCGTTGGGCAGCTCGCCATCGTTGTCGGCGGCAGCCCGGAAGGCGGCGAAGAGGGCGAGCGCATCGTCCTCGCGGCCGTGCTGCGCGTACATGGAGATGGCGGAGCCCCAGGAGACGAGGTTGCGGCCTGGCATTCGGTCGAACAGGGCGCGGGCGTCCGCGAGGCGGCCGAGCTTGGAGTAGCCGCGGAGGAGGAGGTTGGCGAGGAAGAGGTCCGGGAGGAGGCCCGAGACGACGGCGCGGGCGTGCGCCGCCGGGAGGACGCGGCGGAGGCGGTCGCCGGCGAGGCATGAGAGGAGCAGTTGGGCGAGGCTCCCGCCCATGTGCCGCCGCCGGCTCGGGAGAGGGGGCAGAGGAGTGGTAACTGGTAAGTGCTGGACCTTGTTGGGCTAATGGGCCTCATCTACTGGGCTAGCTAATTCAGCCTGGCCTCACCAGCAAAAATATAGCCCTCGCTCAAAAAAAAATTGTTGGGACAGTTTAACACCTTTTTTTCTCACAAAAAAACTCATCTTATTTTTTTTACTAGCAACTACTGTACCATTTCCTAAAAAAAGTAAAAAAGTACTAGTAGAATTTACCAAATCCAACCACAAGGGAAAAAAATAATCCAATATTTCTGAAGGGAAAAAAAACAATAATCCGGTTTCTCTGGAGAAAAAAGAACTCCAATGCAAGACAGTGTAATTACTAATTAATGTAGTAATGAGAAAATGTGCAAGAACTGGAATGTTGAACTGTTTTTATATGAACATCTGGTAAATAGTGAAACATTCCAAATAGTTTATAAAATCATTTACAAAGGGGCCGTCGAGACCAGGCGTTTAGTATCTCTTATTAACCGACAGAGGAAAGAGAGCACCTGGCCTGAGCAGCAAATagagaagaaaaggaaaataaaatgatCTGTGAGTTTTGGAATAAATACAGAAAATTAGTCAACCTCCTTTAAACATTTCTTTTTACAGAGTATCAGTTTTCCTCTCTAGGCAGGCAGGGCAGAGATGGATTTCCTTCAGCAGCTGGAGGAGCAGGCTTGTCCTGAAGCCTTGCCTGATagcacctgctgctgctgctgggacCAGTAGGCCTGCGCCGCCAGCACGCGGTCGAGCAGCCCCTGCGGCACCGGCTCGCCCCGCCTCTGCTGCGGGGATATGCTCGCCGTGTGCACCAGGGTCTTCCACTTGTCCTGGTTCGTCCACAAAATGTTTCACAGTTTAGCACATTTGAAAATCCTCACTGTTCACAATCTATGTTAAACAGAAAGAAATAAAAAGCAATGCAATGGCAGCCGTTTTTAGGCTGCGGTTACTGAATTACCTTAAGATCGACATAGGTCCTATGATCAGTATTGTCGAACGCGAGCATTTTAACGTCCCTCCACCTGAACAAAACAGACCAAGAGGCCAACATATGAGAACATGTTGGAAGCAATGACCTTGTGTCAATACTCAATAGAGAAATCATTTGGGCACGAACCTTCCTGTTCCAAGCTGTTCAACAGCTTCCACTAGTGCCTCCACCTCAGGCAAGGAGAAGGGCCTCCTTATTCGTCTTTGCCCAATAGCGGGCCGCTTTGACTTGCAAACAGGCACAATGGCTAGAGCCTCTGAGCTTGGAGAGGCAACCGGAACAATGGCTTGTGAGCTAGCTGATGCTTCGTGAGCAGTTGTTTCAAAAAGAGAATGAACAGAACCATGTTCGCTCTGAACACGGTTTGGAGAAGCCTGCACACGCTGCTGGTTGTTATAACCGGCCTTGGTCTCAGAAAAGGGCTCTTCACACTTTACCCTGCAAACCatgggataccaaaaccatcaatgGTCTTCAGATTTGGTTTATGCTCCAGAGCGCACATATACTATAGAAACTATCAGATGCATCTTGACAATTGTCTTCCTAAACCAAAACTGCCATATAAAAGCACGAGAAATAATTTTATTATGCCTTACATAGCTAATGGTTTCATGGCATCTGCACCATGAAAATCCATTTCCTCTGGTATTCTGACCCCATGGGAAGAGCTTTGCCCAGCTTCACATTCCAGTGTGAAGTCTATGTTTTCTAGATTTTCTCCGTGGCAAATTCTAGCTTGACGAAGTGTCTTGTTGTCATCTTGAATACTCTTTCCTTGAAGAAGAACACCAACCCGGAGGCCACTTTCAATTATACTAGTAACAACGTCCATTACAGTCCTCTGTACAGAAAGTGGAGAATATTACTTGGGAACACTCATAAGAAGGTAATATTATCTGCAGGGGAATCAGTCACGTACAAGAAATTCTAGATAGAAAGAAAACGTTAAAACTGTCATGAGAGGACAAGTTTCACTGTGTAATGAATTAGTTCCGTTGCTTATAAATTAAAAAATTGAACCATAACCTCTGGACTCAGCAAGTACAGGAAGTAACTTATGCATTCCTTAATTATGACAGAACTATGTAGAACAGAGTGCAAAACAGAGTTCAAAGAACTGTTGCACATTTCATCAAACACAATTTCTAATGCAATATCAACAAACATTTAACTTCTAGAAGCCAGTATTTACCTTCAATGAACCAACTGTTGCATTTTCAGGGATCTCGATGAACAGTTCCGGGATGGTGAATGACTTGATTCTTAGCTTAACTGAAAAAGGAAGGGGGGGAATACAATAAGCTCTCATGCTAACGAAGAATATAACAAATCTATATATGCAAAATATACCATTGTAGTCCTCAGATCCACATAATGGATTTTGACCTTCCACAGAAAATGATGCCCCGCTAGCTGAAATGGCAAGCGGCATTTTCTTTTAGGAAGTATTACCAAAATAAGGATTGAGGCTATCAGATGGCATATAGAAGGCAAGTTTCAATGACTCTGTGCAATGTACCAATCGTACCACCGTACGAGGTAAACGTGAATTGGTGACGCAGCATACCTTCAGTTAGAATCCCTTTAGCAGAAGATGGTGTAAAATGACGGCGCACTGGCTTTTGCCTCTTGAACATTGCTCTTTGTACTCTTTGGCGTGTGGTGGATATCTTTTTTCCACCTAAATTTAGCTTGCTACCTAGTTGAACAAAAAAAAACAATAGCCTTATTTAGTCCAATTCCTGCAATATTTAGTTAGTGCCACAATAATGGTGGTGGAAAAATGTGGCGAATATGAAGCCTGTGgagaagcgaaaggttaactttgtGATGAGGATTTCCATACCTTTATTGGACATCTCTCCACACATCTTATTACGAGCTGCCTTCCTTATCTTGGAGGCAAACATTTTCCTTATCCTGCTATCGCCCGTATACTGTGGCATATAGCTCTTATTATTTCCCATGGTGCATGGATGAGTGCACCCGGAAGAATTTTCGTCATCATCTCTATCTGCAGCATGCCTCGCTTCAGCATGGCACAAAGGGGAGGTGTTGCGGTCCTTGTCATGGATGCACAAAGGCACTCCTGAGCTACTGTCAGAGCTAACCAAAGCAGGAGGTCTGCCATCCAAATCCACAGAGCTAACCAAACTGTACAAGGCTGTGGTGTCACCGTCCATAGGTTGCTGCACCTGCACTTGATTAGTAGCCTCTAGCGACCGTGAAGATCCACACTCTGGAATTCCGCCAACACCATGGGCACGGTTACATGATTTTGTACAACTAAACACCGAGTCCCTAACCAACATATCTGGTTTCACGGTTAGTGACTCTAACACTGTGTCAGTACCATTTCGTGTCGACGAGTTTTCTGCCAAGCAGATGTTAGATTGCCTAGGAGAGGCACACACACCACCAGAACCCGCTATACAGCTCTCCACGGCAATGCTTTTGAGCGGCGGAGCGTCATCACACTGCTCAGCTTTAACTGATTTCCTTTTCCTGGCATAGGTCAAAGCTGCTGCATTGATGCTAGGAGCATTATTAGATGAATTCTCATGATCCACTAACAGCGTTCCTGCGACGGTCGCGAGCAAATCAAACGGGGACATCTCATCTTTCTTTCTCCTGGCTGAGCGTTTCCCCTGAATCATCACCGGGCGTTAATACATAATATCCAGCACGAAAATTGCGCGGGGTCATGACAGGTAGTACAGGATATCGAATGTGTATGTACCCGAGCAGAGCTTGGAACGCGTGGCATGGCGGGAACCTGGTGGCCACGAGATCCATAATCCAACCTCTTCCGCACCACCATGTCTTGATCTCACTCCAAAGGACGGCTTTCGCAGGCAGTAAACGAGCACATATATAAGCTTTATCTGCAACAAATATATCGAATTCAGTGAGGATTCCCGGCTACTGATTGCTCAAACGGCAAAGCTGGAACTGCTTGGCCCCAAACAGAGCAAGATATTAGCAAGCCTAAAATGGGTGGAAGACATGGTCTTCCATCGAATCCCAGCAAAGAAATAATAATTTGTAAGATGTtttgtgtatgtatgtatgtatgtatgtatgtatgccaaCAGGGCAGGGCAACCTGAAGCCGGGTGGTTTGATGGAGGAGGAGTTGCCATAGCCATAGTAGGGGAAGAAACGGTGGAGATTGATTGGGTATTATAGGGGAGTGAGATCACCTCCAAGGAGCATCTGAAACGAGTCACCCAAGATTGATGAGCACCTGCCCAGGAATCCTTTTCATCGGTTTCTGCAACAAATAGAAATCAAAGACACACGAACAAATCTGGCGGTCAGCTCCATGAATTGAAACAAAAAAGTAGCAGTTATATTATTATGCAGTAAAATTCTTTGGCTGGCGCACCAAACAAGGAAGCCAAATTCTGAATCAGCAAGCCAAACAGATCCAGAAATAAAAAACTGCATCGGAAGAGCCGAATTCTGAATCGGGAAAACCCCAAAAAAATCCGCTTGAACAGAGTCCCGATTGAGGAGAGCGGCGGCAATCTTTTGCCAGGATTCCGAAGAATCGGAGAGGCGACCACGGAACATCCAAGAACGCCGCGAAATTCAACCCGGGGGAAAAAGTCTGAAATGGGCAAGAAGCGCTGTCTGTGTCCGCATCGGCACGCAACAGGACGGAGCAAATCCGCCGGGGTCAAGAAGCAAGCCCCGGGAGGGGAATCGGGCCGCAGAAAACCAAATCGCGGAGCATAATTCGCGGAATCCGGGCACAAAACAAATCCGGGAGGGAGCATAATTCGAGCGGCCCCTGCCGAGCCCGCCAAAATCCGGCGCCTCCCCGGTCCGCGCCGGGCGCCAAAGACCAGGCGACCTCACCAGAGGAGGATCCGGGAAGAAGAACCCGCGGGGAGAAGAAGAGAGAGGGAAAACGGCAGAAATCCCGGGGCTTCCCCGGCGGcgccatggatggatggatggatgcatgcatacccttgcggTTTCCGTCCTGGTCCTGGATCGGCGGAACCAACTGCTTCCTCCCCGCCTCTGCCCTTCCTCCTCTGCTTCTCTCTCTCCGTCTCTCTGTCGCTTAAACCCTCGGCTATCCTCTCGCTGGTTCCTTCCTCTTTATACCACCGTCCACACCCACTCCccaattcccccttccccctccatCGGCCGGTTCTCCCAGCCCGAACCGCTCCCCTGCTTTCAGTAAGCAAAGTTGCCATTTTTAAGTGGTAACTGCTTGTTACTCCTCCTACTTTTCTTTTGAGGGTAACTGATTCAGTGTTACTTTTAAGTTCAGTGTGTTAACTCCTGCTTCACAGTATTACTGCATGTATGTATGTTCAGTGGATGCAGCAGATCTGCCACCAATTGCTTAATTACTCTAGTCTGTAGGGGTGAAGTGTACGTATGATCCAGATCTACATTTGGCTCCCCTTTTAATCACTTGCAAATTTTTTGATTAGTCTAAGCTCACTCAGATCAGATCTGACGGCGATGGCGATGACGTGTCGCGTGCATGTAGGCTGATGTCATGTGGGGTTCCATGTTTAAAATTAGCAAAAATGCAAAAGGGAGGACTGCTGCACTGCAGTGCTAATTAGGCCAGGGGTTGGTTCTTCAGTGTGTCTCTGTGTAGCTAACCACCTGCACTGCACACTGCTGACTGACAATTTTCCATACTGTATCATttgtttctttctcttcttttttacttTTGTATTTCCCAGTATGATTATGCAATATTTAGGATCAATTATGTCCATCTTTTGTTTTACTTGTGAACAAAAAGGCGGGCAGGATTCCCCTGCTTAAGCCTGGCTTGCACATTAGTACATGGGACAAAAGCGCTTTGCTGATCAAACATTATCATGTATACCACTATATTATAAGCCTGTTAAGATCCAAGATTTGCCAGAGCTATATCATTAACTAGCACAAGCCAGACAAATCGGTGTTTGCATAAGAAGATCCAGCGCCATTAATCTACGACATTAGGTGTCAAAGCAGCACTTAGGGATCACAAATCGCCCAGCACAATGCGGGCTTTGGTTTTCACAACAACAAAAATTGGTCAGTAGCCAATCACAAAAACCAGATCTGCTACATctttttttttttctaaagtccattttcttgtgctCCACTTGAGGAAGTGCACACAGCGTCTTGTTGGTGAGGAAGGGTAGCACATCGCTTTCCAACCAAAGAATCTCCCTAATAATGTATAGTTTCTCCATGAATAAATAGTTATATAGAATGTGTGTTCCTGTGGTCAAGTATCGTTTTTGATATTTTTACGCATCTTATTGAGAATCACATACTTGTGCTCTATTAAGTACAGTGTGTGTCTTTGACTATTTATGCCATAATATCAACAAAGATTTTGCTGCAGAGTGGCAAATAAACTAGAGCGAGCTACTCCCTATGTAcactaatataagacgtttttgtagtAGTTAGGTATTAATTCTTTGCCAAATCTTTTTCTTTTACCCTCTGAAAGAAACTCTTGTTTTTTTTTATATTTTGGACAGGGAACAGGTGTGCTGAAAATTCAATTTTCTTAATGAAATTGGTTTTAACAAGCATGTATAGGAATTAACTTTTGTGTCTACCGACAGATAATAAATTTTGGTCTGAACTACATTTAGCATCACTATTAAATTTGGCAAATGGGGATAAGATGATAGGGATGGAGATGCTTTCCCACGGATTATGATGGCCGGTGAGAGGATCGGAGGTGGATGGATGGAGTAGCTACGGTAGGGGAGGCTATCCCTGTTGAgataaggatttatttgtttgtggatTAGACCATCTCTATGTGCCATGTAATCTGCCGGTGACGCTGCCGCGTGGGCCCATGCATGCACCAAGGTCACCAAGAATCTATTTTATTACTACTAtatatatgtactccctctgttcctagtctttttagacattttagATGGACCACAACATGCGGGTGTATGTAGATATATTTTAGGATGtactagattcattcattttgctccatatgtactcacttgctggaatctctaaaagacttatatttggaaacagagaGAGTACCATTTATATGTGTGTGTATACAGAGGATTTGTTAGTTAGGGACGTAGTGTGCagatctagctagctagctatacgGCTGGAATTAATTTTTCTAGAATGCAATCAGTGAGCCAACGTATAATATAACGGTATCTTAAATTTCTAGTACTTTGCAAGTCTGGATCATTGACTTCGTGCCATGCCAATCAACATCTCACGTCCATGAAGTCTACTCTAGTGTAGTAGTAATAGGAGAATGTCTATGTGTAATTGTCTATGACTGACTTGAGTCTCGTCCATACGTGTCCCGCTTGTGTCACTTTTTTCAGTTGAATTCATGGCGGTTGGAAACATGTTGGTTCCAAGAATAAGCGCGGACGAGGATCACGTGTAACCATTACACTATggtatattattattattttgagcaTCTATGCTATATTATTCACTAGTCTTTTA
The Triticum dicoccoides isolate Atlit2015 ecotype Zavitan chromosome 3A, WEW_v2.0, whole genome shotgun sequence genome window above contains:
- the LOC119270753 gene encoding telomere-binding protein 1-like isoform X2, yielding MVVRKRLDYGSRGHQVPAMPRVPSSARGKRSARRKKDEMSPFDLLATVAGTLLVDHENSSNNAPSINAAALTYARKRKSVKAEQCDDAPPLKSIAVESCIAGSGGVCASPRQSNICLAENSSTRNGTDTVLESLTVKPDMLVRDSVFSCTKSCNRAHGVGGIPECGSSRSLEATNQVQVQQPMDGDTTALYSLVSSVDLDGRPPALVSSDSSSGVPLCIHDKDRNTSPLCHAEARHAADRDDDENSSGCTHPCTMGNNKSYMPQYTGDSRIRKMFASKIRKAARNKMCGEMSNKGSKLNLGGKKISTTRQRVQRAMFKRQKPVRRHFTPSSAKGILTEVKLRIKSFTIPELFIEIPENATVGSLKRTVMDVVTSIIESGLRVGVLLQGKSIQDDNKTLRQARICHGENLENIDFTLECEAGQSSSHGVRIPEEMDFHGADAMKPLAMVKCEEPFSETKAGYNNQQRVQASPNRVQSEHGSVHSLFETTAHEASASSQAIVPVASPSSEALAIVPVCKSKRPAIGQRRIRRPFSLPEVEALVEAVEQLGTGRWRDVKMLAFDNTDHRTYVDLKDKWKTLVHTASISPQQRRGEPVPQGLLDRVLAAQAYWSQQQQQVLSGKASGQACSSSC
- the LOC119270753 gene encoding telomere-binding protein 1-like isoform X1, whose translation is MVVRKRLDYGSRGHQVPAMPRVPSSARGKRSARRKKDEMSPFDLLATVAGTLLVDHENSSNNAPSINAAALTYARKRKSVKAEQCDDAPPLKSIAVESCIAGSGGVCASPRQSNICLAENSSTRNGTDTVLESLTVKPDMLVRDSVFSCTKSCNRAHGVGGIPECGSSRSLEATNQVQVQQPMDGDTTALYSLVSSVDLDGRPPALVSSDSSSGVPLCIHDKDRNTSPLCHAEARHAADRDDDENSSGCTHPCTMGNNKSYMPQYTGDSRIRKMFASKIRKAARNKMCGEMSNKGSKLNLGGKKISTTRQRVQRAMFKRQKPVRRHFTPSSAKGILTEASGASFSVEGQNPLCGSEDYNVKLRIKSFTIPELFIEIPENATVGSLKRTVMDVVTSIIESGLRVGVLLQGKSIQDDNKTLRQARICHGENLENIDFTLECEAGQSSSHGVRIPEEMDFHGADAMKPLAMVKCEEPFSETKAGYNNQQRVQASPNRVQSEHGSVHSLFETTAHEASASSQAIVPVASPSSEALAIVPVCKSKRPAIGQRRIRRPFSLPEVEALVEAVEQLGTGRWRDVKMLAFDNTDHRTYVDLKDKWKTLVHTASISPQQRRGEPVPQGLLDRVLAAQAYWSQQQQQVLSGKASGQACSSSC